Within Rhipicephalus microplus isolate Deutch F79 chromosome 9, USDA_Rmic, whole genome shotgun sequence, the genomic segment CGACGGCCGTAGATTTATTCCAATGCAGCGAATATTTTCGATCCATGCCGGGATTGACGGTTTTACTTCGGACGGAGAAGGCTCTCGTCACAGCTCTGCAGCGTCACATGGAGCTTTGTGGCAACACATGGCGACGCGTCGCACTCATCTCTCCTCCAGAGCACCTCAATCTCCGCGATGAACCATCATTTACATCGAGAGCTCGCTCTGGCGAACGGGTACTGCTCAACTTTTTAAGGATCTCGGTACTTCACTTCACAGCTGACGTTCTTCGAATCGTTCGCTGCCCCCGTCCGCTAGTCGAGAATGATCGTCTGCTTGCATGGCCCACAGAAGATGACGTAGACGGCGCAGCAGCCAATGTGTGCAGACTCCAGAACGCGTACGGCCTGACGGCTGCAGACGCCCTCACAACACTGTGCTCTCCGATCCTTCGCAATCTGTTATCGCCGGACGACGCCCTGTCGCTGGGCGTCCACTGCTCCCGGAGCGAACGTTCAGCAGCCTCTGCTTGGGTCAAACTTGGAGAGGACCAACGCTACACCGATTTCTTCTATTACCACCTTCCAGAGATGGAATATTCGGCGCCGAAGGCGAATTCCACATCCTGGCAGGCCGTCGTACGTCGGCCGCCAGAGACTCCCGCAATGTGGCCTTACCGAGATGCCCTTCTGGGAAATCCACGCCTCAGGTTTCCCAGCGATACACGTTTCGGCACGCTGTGTCGTGACAGTCGCGACTCCGACGCTAGGCCCAGTGGTCGTTTGCGTTGTTGGCTCTCGTCCGGAAAGCACGGCGCAGCTACTCTGTCGCCCTTGGCGGTAGAAGAGCTGTCCCTCTCAGAGCCCCGACTCTGGCTTGTGCACGACTTCTTGAGCCACGACGAATGCGCAGCTCTGCGTCGGGAAGCTACCGAGCTGGAACCCGCTTTGGTGAACGAAGGTAATGGGAGCGACAACCAGCCGGATACCAGAACAGCGGCCCTcacctggctcgaaaacgttggAAGCGCGCGTCGAGTTTACGAGCGTGCTGCTGTGCTCACCGGCCTTACTATGGAATCCGCCGAG encodes:
- the LOC119164731 gene encoding prolyl 4-hydroxylase subunit alpha-1-like, whose product is MQWVYSCTVKNGLNKQAQEIESKKKMWLSLVLLGATAVDLFQCSEYFRSMPGLTVLLRTEKALVTALQRHMELCGNTWRRVALISPPEHLNLRDEPSFTSRARSGERVLLNFLRISVLHFTADVLRIVRCPRPLVENDRLLAWPTEDDVDGAAANVCRLQNAYGLTAADALTTLCSPILRNLLSPDDALSLGVHCSRSERSAASAWVKLGEDQRYTDFFYYHLPEMEYSAPKANSTSWQAVVRRPPETPAMWPYRDALLGNPRLRFPSDTRFGTLCRDSRDSDARPSGRLRCWLSSGKHGAATLSPLAVEELSLSEPRLWLVHDFLSHDECAALRREATELEPALVNEGNGSDNQPDTRTAALTWLENVGSARRVYERAAVLTGLTMESAEKLQVLNYAAGGHYSEHIDPLDKAQEQGERLATLLVYLSDVKQGGSTAFPKADLSIRPRRGSALFWFNLKQDPPTSARQIDHSTTHGSCPVLRGSKWIATLWMHEWSQPWDLDYSLS